One Thermoanaerobacter pseudethanolicus ATCC 33223 genomic window, TCAATAAGGCTTTTGTCCATCTTAATAGTGCTTATAGGAAACTCTATCATGTTTATTAAGGAAGAATATCCAACTCCAAAATCATCTAGCGAAATCTTTATTCCCCTTCTTAAAAATTCGTCTATTTTATTTACCCTTTGCTCTTTAATATCTAATATTTGAGTTTCAGTAAATTCTATGCCGATGAGATTTGATGGTATATTGTATTTACTAATAAGCTCATCAAATTTAAAGAAAAACTCATCGTCCCTAAGCTGAAGGGGAGAAACATTGATGTTAACCTTAAGCTCGATACCCTTATTCCGCCAATCTTTTATTTGTTTAAAAATATCTTCAATAATAAAAATACCAAATTCTTTGATAAGACATACGCCTGATAGATGAACGCGATCGTGATACCTGGAAAGTAGTAGGATTTGAAGCAAAGCAAGCTCTTAGCACTTTTGAGGAATTTACCTACAAAAGGCGCATTTACATTTTTTATTTTTTATATAAACTTGTTAATTTTCTTTGCATATTATATGATTATGATAGAAGAATTTACAAAATTTATTTTAATGGTGGTGAGTGAAGTGCTCATAGCTATTGATCCAGGTCACGGAGGGAAAGATCCGGGAGCAGTGGTTGAAAACTATAAGGAAAAAGACTTAAATCTAGATATCGCTTTAAAATTAAGGGAGATTTTATTGGACAAAAATATAAGCGTGATTATGACAAGAGATAAAGATGAAACTGTAGATTTGCAACAAAGGTGTGATATTGCTAATAAGAACAAAGTAGACTACTTTATTTCAATTCATTGCAATAGTTTTAAGGACCCTACTGCAAATGGTACGGAAACTTATGCATATCCGGGAAGCATTGTAGGCCAAAATTTAGCTCAATATGTCCAAAATGAGATAGTAGAAATGTTAAAAACGGCGAATAGGGGGGTAAAGTATGCAACTTTTTATGTTTTAAAACACACCGTAATGCCAGCAATATTGGTTGAAACAGCTTTTATGTCAAATCCGCAAAATTTAGATTTGCTTTTACACAGACCAGATATTTTTGCACAGGCGATTTCAAATGGGATAATTAAATTTTTAGAAAGTATAAATTATCAACAAACTGATGATATTAAAAAATTGCGCAGGAAAGGGATTATAAATGAGCATTATGATCCTAAAAGTTTTGTCACATGGGGAGAATTTGCTTCTGTTATAATAAAAATATTGGGGGGAACAAAATGAGAGATTTGATTATGACAATTTTGACTGCTGGTGTTCAACTTGGTATAATGGTCGTGCTTGGATATTTGATTGATTATTTAAATACCAAAATTGGTATGGAAAAAATGAAAAGATATTACGAAATTGCAAAAACTTTTGTGCAAGCAGTAGAACAACAAATAGGGCCTGGCAAAGGACCAGATAAGAAAACAGAAGTTTTTAATTTATTAAAGAAAGTGATTGGCAATAAGTTGACAGATGAAGAGATAGATAAA contains:
- a CDS encoding EAL domain-containing protein, which encodes MLQILLLSRYHDRVHLSGVCLIKEFGIFIIEDIFKQIKDWRNKGIELKVNINVSPLQLRDDEFFFKFDELISKYNIPSNLIGIEFTETQILDIKEQRVNKIDEFLRRGIKISLDDFGVGYSSLINMIEFPISTIKMDKSLIDRIDENKVKTLIKGILYISKEMNYEVVAEGVETEEQLSMLKEWGCDKIQGYYISRPKTSKEIELMFNYAY
- a CDS encoding N-acetylmuramoyl-L-alanine amidase family protein — translated: MIMIEEFTKFILMVVSEVLIAIDPGHGGKDPGAVVENYKEKDLNLDIALKLREILLDKNISVIMTRDKDETVDLQQRCDIANKNKVDYFISIHCNSFKDPTANGTETYAYPGSIVGQNLAQYVQNEIVEMLKTANRGVKYATFYVLKHTVMPAILVETAFMSNPQNLDLLLHRPDIFAQAISNGIIKFLESINYQQTDDIKKLRRKGIINEHYDPKSFVTWGEFASVIIKILGGTK
- a CDS encoding phage holin; this encodes MRDLIMTILTAGVQLGIMVVLGYLIDYLNTKIGMEKMKRYYEIAKTFVQAVEQQIGPGKGPDKKTEVFNLLKKVIGNKLTDEEIDKLIEAAVFEMNYILKLKGLEKQAEVNK